A portion of the Shewanella sp. SNU WT4 genome contains these proteins:
- a CDS encoding Na(+)-translocating NADH-quinone reductase subunit C: MAFNKDSVLGTMVFTISLCLVCSFMITGTAEVLKERKLVKKRDELQRNVLMAADINLDGKDFSDVFNSQVTPMLVALNTGDIVPQDNLLDFDERMAAINPETSSKPKKDTAKIRSRADAVRVFEVLDDQGKLVTLVVPIYGKGLWSMIYGYVALESDLNTIRNVLFYEHGETPGIADFVTDPTWLAQFKGKQMFDAKGQVALKIIKGGAPEGDVHGIDAVSGATATGRGIQRILEFWFGKEGFATYFDKLTKAGV; encoded by the coding sequence ATGGCCTTTAATAAAGACTCGGTGCTTGGCACCATGGTTTTTACCATCAGCTTATGTCTGGTGTGCTCATTTATGATCACCGGCACTGCCGAAGTGCTTAAAGAGCGCAAGCTAGTTAAAAAGCGTGATGAACTGCAACGCAATGTGTTGATGGCCGCTGACATTAATCTTGATGGTAAAGATTTCAGTGACGTATTTAACAGCCAAGTTACCCCTATGCTGGTGGCGTTAAATACTGGCGACATAGTGCCGCAGGACAACTTGTTAGATTTTGATGAGCGCATGGCCGCCATTAATCCTGAAACCTCAAGCAAGCCAAAGAAAGACACGGCTAAAATTCGCAGCCGCGCAGATGCGGTGCGGGTGTTTGAAGTGCTCGATGATCAAGGCAAGCTAGTGACCTTAGTCGTACCTATTTACGGTAAAGGCTTATGGTCGATGATTTATGGCTATGTGGCGCTGGAATCAGATCTTAATACCATACGTAACGTGCTGTTTTATGAGCATGGTGAGACTCCTGGTATTGCTGATTTCGTGACCGACCCTACTTGGTTAGCCCAATTTAAGGGCAAGCAGATGTTCGATGCTAAAGGTCAGGTTGCCCTTAAGATCATCAAAGGCGGCGCGCCTGAAGGTGATGTGCATGGGATTGATGCCGTGAGCGGCGCGACAGCAACGGGTCGCGGTATTCAGCGTATCTTAGAGTTTTGGTTTGGTAAGGAAGGCTTTGCCACCTACTTTGATAAGTTAACTAAGGCGGGGGTGTAA
- a CDS encoding NADH:ubiquinone reductase (Na(+)-transporting) subunit B, which yields MTTPSKKPDLQDDYYAPGHAIKGYLRSLYLANGRSTQGQVHVRDAIDVKRTMTLVGLCLLPVILFGMYNLGLQAQLALAAGAQPSTNATLAIFYALFGQLNADSGLVALFAYGLSCYLPIYLTALIVSLFWEGVFAKVRNQQLHEGFFVTALLFTLIIPVGTPLWLVAMGITFGVIVAKEVFGGMGYNFLNPALAGLAFIYFAYPTQVGPAAQLVAVDGFSGATHLMQTAAGKLSFADYAWYSAFTDANWWNAFLGFTPGAIGETSTLAILIGGSLLLLSRLANWRIVAGVFVGMVLTASLFNLIGSAKNDMFAMPWTWHLVTGGFALAMMFMATDPVTTSYTRQGKWAYGLLIGAMAVFIRVLNPKMSEGIMLAILFANLWAPIFDYLVARANIKRRLKRHGL from the coding sequence ATGACTACACCATCTAAAAAGCCTGATTTGCAGGATGACTACTACGCGCCAGGACACGCGATTAAGGGCTATCTGCGTTCGCTATATTTAGCCAACGGCCGTAGCACTCAAGGCCAAGTTCATGTGCGTGATGCCATTGATGTTAAACGTACCATGACCTTAGTTGGCCTGTGTTTACTGCCAGTGATTTTGTTTGGTATGTATAACTTAGGACTGCAAGCGCAGCTAGCTTTGGCCGCAGGCGCGCAGCCATCGACTAACGCAACGTTAGCGATTTTTTATGCCTTATTTGGCCAATTAAACGCTGATAGTGGCCTAGTTGCACTGTTTGCTTATGGCCTGAGCTGCTACTTGCCTATCTATCTGACGGCCTTAATCGTCAGTCTGTTTTGGGAAGGAGTATTTGCTAAGGTGCGCAATCAGCAGTTACACGAAGGCTTCTTCGTTACTGCCTTGCTGTTTACCTTAATTATTCCAGTGGGTACGCCGTTATGGCTGGTGGCCATGGGCATTACCTTTGGCGTTATCGTGGCTAAAGAAGTCTTTGGCGGCATGGGTTACAACTTCTTAAACCCAGCCTTAGCCGGTCTTGCTTTTATCTACTTTGCATACCCAACTCAAGTAGGGCCTGCGGCGCAGTTAGTGGCGGTTGATGGTTTTAGTGGTGCCACTCATCTAATGCAAACCGCAGCGGGCAAATTAAGCTTTGCTGATTACGCTTGGTATAGCGCCTTTACGGATGCTAACTGGTGGAATGCCTTCTTAGGTTTTACTCCGGGCGCCATTGGTGAAACTAGTACTTTAGCCATTTTAATTGGCGGTAGCTTATTACTGTTAAGCCGTCTGGCTAACTGGCGCATTGTGGCCGGTGTGTTTGTGGGCATGGTGTTAACCGCCAGCTTATTTAACCTGATTGGCTCTGCTAAAAATGACATGTTCGCTATGCCTTGGACTTGGCATTTAGTCACGGGCGGCTTTGCGCTGGCCATGATGTTTATGGCGACCGACCCTGTTACCACCTCGTATACCCGTCAAGGTAAGTGGGCTTATGGCTTGTTAATTGGTGCTATGGCGGTATTCATTCGCGTACTTAATCCAAAGATGTCTGAAGGGATTATGTTGGCGATTTTATTTGCCAACCTGTGGGCGCCAATTTTCGATTACTTAGTCGCGCGCGCCAATATCAAACGGAGACTGAAACGCCATGGCCTTTAA
- a CDS encoding Na(+)-translocating NADH-quinone reductase subunit A translates to MAGSVNQIITIKKGLDLPITGAPEQVIINAHVPKQVALLGEEYIGLKPTMLVEVGDKVKKGQVLFEDKKTPGVMFTAPAAGIVSAINRGERRVLQSVVIDCDGDEAIRFTQTDDIKSLTDDEIKTNLIESGMWTALRTRPFSRVPALDASASAIFVTAIDTNPLAADPRVVIATQTKAFALGLEVLCRLQACPVYVCQDSGSDIIANAPSAVQLRRFAGVHPAGLVGTHIHFIQTASIERPVWHIGYQDVIAFGQLFLTGELYQERIVALAGPGVIKPTLVRTQLGANLGTVTAGAIKSGVQRVVSGSVLSGHTATGVQNYLGRFHQQISVLEENSQHEVLSWVKGGSDKFSITRAVTSGFGLGRKLFEFTTHAGGDARAMMAFGQLDRVMPLDILPTLLVRDLVVRDTDEAQALGALELDEEDLALCTFVCPGKYDFGKELRACLDIIEREG, encoded by the coding sequence ATGGCAGGGTCGGTAAACCAGATTATTACGATCAAAAAAGGCTTAGATTTGCCCATTACAGGTGCACCTGAGCAAGTGATCATCAATGCCCATGTTCCCAAGCAAGTAGCATTACTTGGTGAAGAATATATTGGCTTGAAACCCACCATGTTGGTGGAAGTCGGTGACAAGGTCAAAAAAGGCCAAGTCTTGTTCGAAGATAAGAAAACCCCTGGGGTGATGTTTACAGCACCAGCAGCCGGTATTGTGAGTGCGATTAATCGCGGTGAACGCCGTGTATTGCAATCGGTAGTCATAGATTGCGACGGTGATGAAGCGATTCGCTTTACCCAAACCGATGATATAAAAAGTTTAACTGATGATGAGATTAAAACTAACCTCATCGAAAGTGGTATGTGGACTGCGCTGCGCACCCGCCCATTTTCGCGCGTACCCGCACTTGATGCTAGCGCGAGCGCCATCTTTGTCACTGCGATTGATACTAATCCGTTAGCGGCAGATCCACGCGTAGTTATAGCCACTCAAACTAAGGCGTTTGCCTTAGGTCTTGAAGTTTTGTGCCGTCTGCAAGCATGCCCTGTGTATGTTTGCCAAGACAGCGGTAGCGACATTATCGCTAATGCCCCAAGCGCTGTACAGCTGCGCCGTTTTGCGGGCGTGCATCCAGCAGGTTTAGTCGGCACCCATATTCACTTCATTCAAACGGCTAGCATTGAGCGTCCGGTATGGCATATCGGCTATCAAGATGTGATTGCTTTTGGTCAGTTATTTTTAACTGGCGAGCTGTATCAAGAGCGCATAGTCGCCTTGGCCGGCCCTGGCGTGATTAAGCCCACCTTAGTGCGCACTCAGTTAGGCGCTAACTTAGGGACCGTAACCGCAGGCGCTATCAAGTCTGGCGTTCAACGTGTGGTTTCAGGTTCTGTGCTTTCAGGCCATACGGCTACTGGCGTGCAAAACTACTTAGGTCGATTCCATCAGCAAATTTCTGTGCTGGAAGAAAACAGTCAGCATGAAGTTTTGTCATGGGTTAAAGGCGGTAGCGATAAGTTCTCTATCACTCGCGCTGTGACCTCAGGCTTTGGTTTAGGTCGTAAATTATTTGAATTTACCACTCATGCCGGCGGTGATGCTCGCGCCATGATGGCCTTTGGTCAGCTCGATAGAGTGATGCCGCTTGATATTCTACCAACCTTGTTGGTGCGCGATTTAGTGGTACGCGACACCGATGAAGCCCAAGCATTAGGGGCACTGGAGTTGGATGAAGAAGACTTAGCCTTATGTACCTTTGTCTGCCCAGGCAAATATGATTTTGGTAAAGAACTTCGTGCCTGTTTAGATATCATCGAGAGAGAAGGGTAA